AACCAAATAGCCGTCCAGACACCGGTTAGAGTCCTTCCAATTCCAGATGACATTCTTAACAAGCTCAAACAACAGGGGTACATATTCTACGTTAGACAGGTCGTTCCAAAGGGAACCTACAATGGTGTTGAAGAGGACACTCCAACCCTAGCCGTTAAAGCAATGCTTGCCGTGAGTGCCGACCTTTCAGAAGACACGGTTTACAAGATGACTAAGATATTGTTCGAAAACGTCGACCAACTTAGGGCAGTTCACCAGAAAGCCCAACTTATAAGCCTAGAAACAGCTCTTGACGGTATGAGCATACCACTTCACCCCGGAGCAATAAAGTACTATGAAGAGAAAGGCCTAAGCATTCCAGAAGAGCTTAAAGGGTGAATCTTTTGAAGAGGTTTCTTTTTTTGCTTCCTTTTCTTATAATACTCCTTTTTCCCGCAAATGTTCTTGTAATAAGCGATGGGACTCACTCGTATGTGAGCCTTCTTGGTGAGAAGGACATAAAGATCGCCTACATCCACAGTGTTCAGAGAAGTGAAATCATAGAAGAGCTTAAAGTCAACAAAACAGGCTTATACGTCACTGGAATGTGGTGGAAGGACTTCGGAGCGGGCCTTCCAGAGGACATCCAATACTTGGAAAACGGCTATTATGTCAAAAAAGTCAATATTCTTCTTGGGAAAAGTCTCAGCTTTTGGTTTATTCCCTTGAATCATGCAAAAATTAGCGTGAACGAAGAAGTTATATTGTCTCCAACCAAAGAAACCCTTGTGAATTTTAATGTGAAGAAATGTCCACTTATACTTGTAATAATGAGGAGGTGCTGATATGGAAATCGAAGAAAAATTTGAAAAAGCAGAGGAGATAGTGCTAGAAAAAACAAGAACCCTCCCTCCAAAACTCGAAAATGTGATAAAAATAGCTGCAATCTTAATAGGTATCTATGAAATCCTTTTCATATTTAACTTCAACTATACCCTCTATGATCTCTTCTCGAAAATGGGGATAAGTATTTCCCCATTAAAAATAACCTTCCAGACAAAGCAAGGAGAAGCTTTCGTTCTTGCAATGATTCTCTTAATAACATACCTTCTCTATCCAGTAAAGAAGAAGGAGCAATATCTCAAAAAAGTTCCGTGGTATGACTATATCCTAGCAGCACTTGGAGTTATCTCTTCAATGTATTTGTTCTTTGTGTATCAAAGGTACGCCACATATGCAGAGGTATACATGACCGATGTTATTTTTGGCGTGATGGCAATAATATTGGTGCTGGAAGCAACAAGAAGAGTGCTTGGATGGGTTCTTCCGCTTGTTGTAGTTGTGTTTTTGCTTTATGGAATAAACAACATAGGGTTTAACTGGATCAGGTTTACCCAGCAGCTGTATTTCGATGAGGGAATCTTCGGAATCCCATTCTTTGTTATGACAATTTATGTCTTTGCTTTTGTGTTTTTTGGAGCATTTTTGCTAAAAATTGGGATAAGCGATTACATAACGGAGTTCATGATATCTCTCTTTGGCTCCCGTCCAGGAGGACCTGCAAAATCTGCAGTTGTCTCAAGTGGATTGATGGGAACTGTAAGCGGTTCAAGTGTTGCCAACGTTTTAACTACGGGAACTTTCACTATCCCCCTAATGAAAAAAGCCGGCTATCCCCCCGAGGTTGCCGGAGCCGTTGAGCCTGTTGCTTCCACTGGTGGACAGTTAATGCCCCCTATAATGGGTGCAGCCGCATTTATTATGGCTGAATTTCTTGGAATTCCCTATAACAAGTTAATCATAGCAGCCGTGCTCCCTGCTTTGGTCTATTATTCGGGCGTTTATCTGTTCATAGACCTAGAGACAAAGAGACTTGGACTAAAAGGAATGCCGAGGGAGAAATTCGCACCTCTTAACTATTTCATTAGAAAGCTCTACATACTACTCCCAATAGCCGTTATTACAGTGGCGTTAGTTTGGGGAATTCCCCCGCACATATCCGCAATTTCTTCTCTAGGGATAGCAATCTGGGTTGCCTGGATATCAAAGGACAACATCAAAGGGCATGAGGGAATTTACGTAGCTTCAGTAATAATAACCACGATCCTTATGTTTACCGGCAGAGAAATAGCATTGCCAGTGACAATAGTCCTTATTTTGCTTGCATTATCCTTAATAGTATTGTCTTTTTCAACCAAACTGCTGGAATTTAACGAAAAGCTGTACATAAGCTTGCTCTTCATTCTGTTTATAGCCCTAACCAAGTACCTGGGAATGAGAAAAGAGCAAATACTGCTGATGAGCGGCGTCATGGGGATAGTTTTCTCGCTAATAGTTGGGTATATCTCAAAAAGTGAAGATGGTAAGAAAATGTACTCAGCCACCTACGAATCCATGATCGATGCTGGGAAAACAAGTACAAGTGTAATGCTGGCAGCAGCAAGTGCTGGGCTTATCCAAGGGGTACTTACAATGACAGGACTTGTAACAAGCTTGGGGTACAGATTAATCGACTTAACGGCAGGAAACCTTTGGCTTTTACTTGTATTAACTATGATATTCAGCCTAATCTTAGGAATGGGAGTGCCAACAACGGCAAACTATATAATAACATCTCTTGTAGCTGCTCCAGCAATATATAATGCAGTCTTAGGTTTACAGCCCTATAGCTCTCCCGTCCCTGGATTTACAACTCCAATAGCTTTGCTGGCAGCACACTTCTTTGTATTCTACTTTGGAATACTTGCCGATGTTACTCCACCAGTAGCTTTGGCTTCTTATGCAGGTTCAGCTTTAGCGGGAGGAGATTTCTGGAA
Above is a window of Thermococcus alcaliphilus DNA encoding:
- a CDS encoding DUF1850 domain-containing protein — protein: MNLLKRFLFLLPFLIILLFPANVLVISDGTHSYVSLLGEKDIKIAYIHSVQRSEIIEELKVNKTGLYVTGMWWKDFGAGLPEDIQYLENGYYVKKVNILLGKSLSFWFIPLNHAKISVNEEVILSPTKETLVNFNVKKCPLILVIMRRC
- a CDS encoding TRAP transporter permease translates to MEIEEKFEKAEEIVLEKTRTLPPKLENVIKIAAILIGIYEILFIFNFNYTLYDLFSKMGISISPLKITFQTKQGEAFVLAMILLITYLLYPVKKKEQYLKKVPWYDYILAALGVISSMYLFFVYQRYATYAEVYMTDVIFGVMAIILVLEATRRVLGWVLPLVVVVFLLYGINNIGFNWIRFTQQLYFDEGIFGIPFFVMTIYVFAFVFFGAFLLKIGISDYITEFMISLFGSRPGGPAKSAVVSSGLMGTVSGSSVANVLTTGTFTIPLMKKAGYPPEVAGAVEPVASTGGQLMPPIMGAAAFIMAEFLGIPYNKLIIAAVLPALVYYSGVYLFIDLETKRLGLKGMPREKFAPLNYFIRKLYILLPIAVITVALVWGIPPHISAISSLGIAIWVAWISKDNIKGHEGIYVASVIITTILMFTGREIALPVTIVLILLALSLIVLSFSTKLLEFNEKLYISLLFILFIALTKYLGMRKEQILLMSGVMGIVFSLIVGYISKSEDGKKMYSATYESMIDAGKTSTSVMLAAASAGLIQGVLTMTGLVTSLGYRLIDLTAGNLWLLLVLTMIFSLILGMGVPTTANYIITSLVAAPAIYNAVLGLQPYSSPVPGFTTPIALLAAHFFVFYFGILADVTPPVALASYAGSALAGGDFWKTAMNAVKYALAGYIGPYIYFNHPEMFLITVEKWTATTALQVLYDFGATLLVMYLLAIALTGWFQKNLRKEIRAVIGAIGFAAASLHIVPVAIGVVTVVGLRLFGKKLMG